Proteins encoded within one genomic window of Triticum aestivum cultivar Chinese Spring chromosome 2D, IWGSC CS RefSeq v2.1, whole genome shotgun sequence:
- the LOC123050120 gene encoding BTB/POZ and MATH domain-containing protein 3-like, with translation MANRSSTSPEITPSRSRCIVEHDTETLSFELINYMQLKGMEVGKFVSSPVCRVGGYEWEIRFYPDGLNKEYTGNTSCFLCYLGKDQDVSAKFSLSMQETKGLQAQVASFGTLDYAFTTGLNEFGYPQFVTRSKLKSLARFGDGCFTIRCVLSVSKESPPLELHDDLERMLEEGLGADVTFGVGGREFDAHRYIMVARSPVFRAQFFGPMAEKDMRHVEVIDVEPTMFEMMLRYIYNYKLPSCNNEGGGYNAAI, from the coding sequence ATGGCTAACAGAAGCTCGACCTCACCGGAGATCACCCCGTCGAGATCAAGATGCATCGTGGAGCACGACACCGAGACGCTCAGTTTCGAGCTGATCAATTACATGCAGCTCAAGGGCATGGAGGTCGGCAAGTTCGTCAGCTCGCCCGTCTGCAGAGTCGGCGGCTACGAGTGGGAGATCAGATTCTACCCGGATGGGCTTAACAAGGAGTATACCGGCAACACATCGTGCTTCCTTTGCTACCTCGGCAAAGACCAAGATGTGAGTGCCAAGTTCTCGCTGAGCATGCAGGAGACAAAGGGCCTGCAGGCACAGGTAGCCAGCTTCGGTACGCTGGATTACGCCTTCACTACGGGGTTGAACGAGTTCGGCTACCCCCAGTTCGTGACGAGGTCGAAGCTCAAATCCCTGGCTCGCTTCGGCGACGGCTGCTTCACGATACGGTGCGTGCTCAGCGTCAGCAAGGAGTCCCCGCCGCTGGAGCTACACGATGACCTCGAGCGCATGCTCGAGGAGGGGCTGGGTGCGGACGTCACGTTTGGCGTGGGCGGCCGGGAGTTCGACGCGCACAGGTACATCATGGTGGCACGGTCGCCGGTGTTCCGGGCGCAGTTCTTTGGCCCGATGGCGGAGAAGGACATGAGGCACGTGGAGGTCATCGACGTGGAACCTACCATGTTCGAGATGATGCTTCGCTACATCTACAACTATAAACTCCCGTCCTGCAACAACGAGGGAGGAGGCTACAACGCTGCAATATAA
- the LOC123050119 gene encoding BTB/POZ and MATH domain-containing protein 2-like gives MANSIWTSPEITSPATVWEQTRTLNFEVTDYLQLDGMGVGESISSPVVQVGGYQWKIKFYPDGIDEECDGHASALVRCYSQDTDPNVTAKFKLSILEKRSQVNVSSFDAPMCIFSPCDFPTWGYQKFVDKSKLESLSQLGDGCFTIRCVLTVVTDEPPSRGLSRELPSQLSSQLESMLEDGRGADVTFRVGSHKFLGHRCVLAARSPVFSAQFYGPMAEKDKPRVKVVDVEPAIFQMMLRYIYTDSMPPPPPPAEGYSVAVMQHLMVAADMYGLERLKLMCEDELCNIMDASTVMSTYALASQHRCNRLKDECVEFMSSKEVLAAILETSERFMPRCRPLPLEGDHEEEEVDQCKKFKRTRTK, from the coding sequence atggctaACAGCATCTGGACCTCACCGGAGATCACGTCACCTGCCACGGTCTGGGAGCAGACCAGGACGCTCAATTTCGAGGTGACCGATTACCTGCAGCTCGATGGCATGGGTGTCGGCGAGTCCATTAGTTCGCCCGTCGTCCAAGTCGGCGGCTACCAGTGGAAGATCAAATTCTACCCAGACGGGATCGACGAGGAATGTGACGGCCACGCCTCAGCGCTTGTGCGCTGTTACAGCCAAGACACGGATCCGAATGTGACCGCCAAGTTCAAGCTGAGCATCCTAGAGAAAAGGAGCCAGGTAAATGTATCCAGCTTCGATGCGCCGATGTGCATCTTCTCTCCGTGCGATTTCCCTACATGGGGCTACCAGAAATTCGTCGACAAGTCCAAGCTGGAATCGCTGTCGCAACTCGGGGACGGCTGCTTCACGATACGGTGTGTCCTCACCGTCGTCACCGACGAGCCACCGTCTCGGGGGCTGTCTCGGGAGCTGCCCAGCCAACTCTCCAGCCAACTCGAGAGCATGCTCGAGGACGGGAGAGGCGCCGACGTCACGTTCCGCGTGGGCAGCCACAAGTTCCTGGGGCACAGGTGCGTTCTGGCGGCGCGGTCGCCGGTGTTCAGTGCTCAGTTCTATGGCCCCATGGCGGAGAAGGACAAGCCGCGCGTCAAGGTCGTCGACGTGGAGCCGGCCATCTTCCAGATGATGCTTCGCTACATCTATACAGACTcaatgccgccaccgccgccgcccgctgaaGGATACAGCGTCGCGGTGATGCAGCACTTGATGGTCGCGGCAGACATGTATGGGCTGGAGAGGCTGAAGCTCATGTGTGAAGATGAGCTGTGCAACATTATGGATGCATCGACCGTTATGAGCACGTACGCGCTGGCGAGTCAGCACCGCTGTAATCGACTCAAGGATGAGTGCGTAGAATTTATGTCGTCAAAAGAAGTGTTGGCCGCCATCCTCGAGACCAGTGAGCGCTTCATGCCACGTTGCCGACCACTGCCATTGGAGGGGGATCATGAAGAGGAAGAAGTTGATCAATGCAAGAAATTCAAAAGGACTCGTACAAAATAG